The following are encoded together in the Desulfonatronovibrio magnus genome:
- a CDS encoding ABC transporter ATP-binding protein, which produces MNKLTVKSLIKQYGGGRTLLGRKLSAVHAVRGIDFKVDKGEILGIVGESGCGKSTLAKMLVGLEAPTKGSIELDGKVFARTGTVPDRKALARRIQYIFQDPLSSLNPRKTVEQILEAPLKYLLGMNSDQRKKRMEELMRSVNLRPEFLTRYPHEFSGGQAQRIGIARALAPNPELLILDEPVSALDVSVQAQVLNLLKDLRAEFNLTYLFISHDLGVVRNLCDRVAVMYFGKFVEYGPTDEIFEKCRHPYTRLLLGSVPGIGTDSLKGEEETAELPDPYHPPKGCSFAPRCSRADDQCQKVDPLLEEISSEHLAACFFPYE; this is translated from the coding sequence TTGAATAAACTGACAGTAAAATCTCTAATCAAGCAGTATGGTGGCGGAAGGACCCTGCTGGGCCGCAAACTTTCAGCTGTTCACGCTGTCAGGGGTATTGACTTTAAAGTGGACAAGGGAGAAATCCTGGGCATTGTAGGTGAGTCAGGGTGCGGAAAATCAACCCTGGCCAAAATGCTGGTAGGCTTAGAAGCGCCCACAAAAGGCAGCATTGAACTGGATGGAAAAGTTTTTGCCAGAACCGGTACAGTTCCAGACCGCAAAGCTCTGGCGAGAAGGATTCAGTATATTTTTCAGGATCCGCTAAGTTCTCTTAATCCTCGCAAAACCGTGGAACAGATTCTGGAAGCACCTCTTAAGTATCTGCTGGGAATGAATTCAGATCAGAGAAAAAAGCGCATGGAAGAACTTATGCGCAGTGTTAATCTGCGTCCTGAATTTTTGACTCGGTACCCCCATGAGTTTTCCGGAGGTCAGGCCCAGAGGATAGGAATAGCAAGAGCTCTGGCTCCAAATCCTGAACTGCTGATCCTGGATGAGCCGGTTTCAGCTCTGGATGTTTCTGTTCAGGCTCAAGTTTTGAATCTGCTCAAGGATTTGCGTGCTGAGTTCAACCTGACATATTTGTTTATCAGCCATGATCTGGGAGTGGTGCGCAATCTGTGCGACAGAGTGGCTGTAATGTATTTTGGCAAGTTTGTGGAGTATGGACCTACAGATGAAATTTTTGAAAAATGCCGTCATCCATATACCAGACTGCTTCTCGGCAGTGTGCCGGGCATTGGAACAGATTCTCTCAAGGGAGAGGAAGAAACTGCTGAACTTCCTGATCCTTACCATCCACCCAAAGGGTGTTCCTTTGCTCCAAGATGTTCCAGGGCAGATGATCAATGCCAAAAAGTTGATCCTTTACTTGAAGAAATTAGCAGCGAGCATCTTGCAGCCTGTTTTTTTCCCTATGAGTAA
- a CDS encoding dipeptide/oligopeptide/nickel ABC transporter permease/ATP-binding protein: MSSPVTASPSRIASIVIMFRMLFRNRLAAFGFIVLTIVVGLALITPLLPLADPNKTALANRLLPIFSPGHLLGTDQLGRDILSRILWGTRVSLAVGISATLVAATIGTLIGIIAGYFAHRIDTFLMRGIDMLMAFPYILLALAIVAVLGPGLMNALYAIAIVNIPFFARNVRGVTITLRNREFVDAARLSGKGDVRIIVTEIFPNVLPVIVITMSTTVGWMILETAGLSFLGLGAQPPQADLGSMLGEGRRLIITAPHVATIPGLVIFILVMSINLLGDGIRDMLDPRLKSGALQKPAFRTRVAPEAKTAFAGEQQGLIDVQKLRTEFHIGQELHKAVNAPSFHIKPGECLGIIGESGSGKSVTAMSILGLVASPPGIITSGQVNFEGDNILAVPDHKLRNLRGNRISYIFQDPLSTLHPQFKVGDQLVEAMRVHQPLSYNQAWKKAVSLLEQVRIPNASQRVNVYPHQLSGGMRQRISIAMALANEPDLIVADEPTTALDVTVQAQILKLLDRLRKEKNASLMFITHDFGVVAHICDRVAVMYAGEIVESGPVDEILNNPAHPYTQRLIECVPDVSRKQDKLTEIPGLPPRVNALPPGCKFAKRCHKADDSCLRSEIELKTLSSVHEVKCLYPGRAS; the protein is encoded by the coding sequence ATGAGTAGCCCTGTAACAGCATCACCTTCCAGAATTGCCTCCATTGTCATCATGTTCAGGATGCTTTTCCGCAACCGCCTGGCAGCCTTTGGTTTCATAGTGCTGACCATAGTTGTGGGTCTGGCTCTGATTACACCCCTGCTGCCTCTGGCAGATCCCAACAAGACTGCTCTGGCCAATCGTCTTCTGCCAATTTTTTCTCCTGGTCATTTACTTGGAACAGACCAGCTTGGAAGGGACATACTCTCAAGGATACTCTGGGGTACAAGGGTATCTCTTGCTGTGGGCATATCCGCAACTCTGGTGGCAGCTACCATTGGCACCCTGATAGGCATTATAGCCGGATATTTTGCCCATCGTATCGATACCTTTCTCATGCGCGGCATTGATATGCTCATGGCCTTTCCCTATATCCTGCTGGCCCTGGCCATTGTGGCAGTGCTGGGACCGGGACTTATGAATGCTCTCTACGCCATAGCCATAGTAAATATTCCCTTTTTTGCCAGAAACGTGCGCGGGGTTACAATCACCCTGCGCAACCGTGAGTTTGTAGATGCGGCCAGACTTTCAGGCAAAGGTGATGTAAGAATTATTGTTACTGAAATATTTCCCAATGTATTGCCGGTAATAGTTATTACCATGTCCACCACTGTGGGCTGGATGATCTTAGAAACAGCAGGCCTTTCCTTTCTCGGACTTGGCGCCCAGCCACCCCAGGCAGATCTTGGGTCCATGCTGGGAGAAGGGCGGCGCTTAATCATCACTGCTCCGCATGTGGCCACAATTCCCGGCTTAGTCATTTTTATCCTGGTTATGAGCATTAATCTGCTGGGAGATGGCATAAGAGACATGCTTGACCCCAGGCTCAAATCAGGAGCACTGCAAAAACCTGCCTTCAGAACCAGGGTTGCTCCAGAGGCAAAGACTGCATTTGCCGGTGAGCAGCAGGGACTTATTGATGTCCAGAAACTGCGAACTGAGTTTCACATTGGGCAGGAGCTGCATAAGGCGGTCAATGCTCCGAGTTTTCATATCAAACCAGGGGAGTGCCTTGGTATTATTGGTGAATCAGGTTCTGGAAAATCAGTTACTGCCATGTCTATTCTTGGTCTTGTGGCCTCGCCTCCTGGAATTATCACTTCTGGCCAGGTTAATTTTGAAGGTGACAATATTCTGGCAGTGCCGGATCATAAGCTCAGAAATCTAAGGGGTAACAGGATATCCTATATCTTCCAGGATCCATTATCCACCCTGCATCCCCAGTTTAAGGTGGGGGATCAGCTTGTTGAAGCCATGCGGGTACATCAGCCTCTTTCATATAACCAGGCCTGGAAAAAGGCGGTTTCCCTGCTTGAGCAGGTCAGGATTCCCAATGCCTCCCAAAGGGTCAATGTTTATCCTCATCAGCTTTCAGGGGGAATGCGCCAGCGAATCAGCATTGCCATGGCTCTGGCCAATGAACCTGATCTGATCGTTGCTGACGAGCCCACCACTGCTCTGGATGTTACTGTCCAGGCCCAGATACTCAAACTGCTTGACAGGCTGCGCAAGGAAAAAAATGCCAGCCTCATGTTCATTACTCACGATTTTGGGGTTGTGGCTCATATCTGCGACCGGGTTGCGGTCATGTATGCTGGAGAAATTGTGGAATCAGGTCCTGTGGATGAAATTCTGAATAATCCAGCCCATCCATACACCCAGCGCCTTATTGAGTGTGTTCCGGACGTAAGCCGCAAACAGGATAAGCTGACTGAAATCCCAGGCCTTCCTCCTCGAGTAAATGCTCTGCCCCCAGGGTGCAAGTTTGCCAAACGCTGCCACAAAGCTGATGATTCATGTCTAAGATCAGAAATTGAACTTAAAACCCTTTCTTCTGTTCACGAGGTAAAATGTCTGTATCCGGGGAGGGCGTCTTGA